A window of Tautonia plasticadhaerens contains these coding sequences:
- a CDS encoding serine/threonine-protein kinase, which produces MMTGSLEPRRLASEPTTASNSSGDDPRLIRALEHYLEAAEAGEPPDRDAFLSCHPEIASRLAQCLEGMDAIRGGVSGPGELGEESGLTTDAELFHAPTPPIQLGDYLLLRELGRGGMGVVYEARQLSLGRRVALKLLPFSSTLDPRQLRRFRTEARAAAWLQHDHIVPVFAFGSGQGLPFYAMRLIEGRSLSTLIAQWRDGVVDGGEGATARGDAIAGYVASLGIQAAEALDYAHGQGVLHRDIKPANLLVDDGGHLWITDFGLARFRERESVTRSGDLIGTIRYMSPEQALGKHSEVDHRTDVYSLGATLYELLTRAPLFEASDTRELVNRVLLDAPRPPRSLDPSIPRDLETIVLKALAKEPGERYATAADLADDLRRYRADLPIRARRPSATERLTCWARRHRAAVLTAAILLAVALIGQSATILMLTNEERRSRDHAFQASENSQQLFEFADALYRQVEGRVGTDPEDSEADRRLLGTSLGIFERFTRQADRDPRHDSLVTSALIRAGDIHLRLGHHPEASLCYHRALVHLDPRPTPGNLTEDRGDDLAHTLNRLGQVELLTGNPHRAFEHFSRAVTVQEGWIGRRGGDEGRLDLVSYLIDVGRFSGVSSLAVQADRALSRALDLADAMAARRSTSDALPGTPEEAEALKRLIRGRLLRSDRHFSDAIDQYRAALDLYRRLSAAHPDRAEFPQRASEAAFQLAWFLATCSESSVRDEGEAVTLVQHVLEDQPDDPGLLSQAGVFFMQVDRYEEAERAMRAALASAPDRADLYNNLAWLLATRPEPRRPDPAEATRLAEEAIKLAPGVGIYWNTLGVAHYRSGRLKEAIASLETSMQLSDGGNGFDWFVTALALWKLGDRDSAAVLYDKAVDWMDLLPARDPTLHRFREEADLAFDA; this is translated from the coding sequence ATGATGACCGGGTCGCTCGAACCTCGACGTCTCGCCTCGGAGCCGACGACGGCCTCGAATTCTTCCGGCGATGATCCCCGACTGATCCGGGCCCTCGAGCACTACCTGGAGGCGGCCGAGGCGGGGGAGCCACCGGATCGGGACGCCTTCCTGTCGTGCCATCCCGAGATCGCCTCCCGGCTGGCCCAGTGCCTCGAAGGGATGGATGCCATCCGAGGGGGCGTTTCAGGCCCGGGGGAGCTCGGGGAGGAGTCGGGGCTGACGACCGACGCCGAACTCTTCCACGCACCGACCCCGCCGATCCAGCTCGGAGACTACCTGCTGCTCCGGGAGCTGGGGCGGGGTGGCATGGGGGTGGTGTACGAGGCCCGTCAGCTCTCGCTCGGCCGGCGGGTGGCGCTCAAACTGCTGCCTTTCTCCTCCACGCTCGACCCCCGACAACTCCGGCGGTTCCGGACCGAGGCCAGGGCGGCGGCCTGGCTCCAACACGATCACATCGTCCCGGTCTTCGCCTTCGGCTCGGGTCAGGGGCTCCCCTTTTACGCGATGCGGTTGATCGAGGGGCGTTCGCTCTCGACCTTGATCGCGCAGTGGCGTGACGGGGTCGTCGATGGGGGTGAGGGGGCCACCGCCCGGGGAGACGCGATCGCCGGTTACGTCGCCTCGCTGGGGATCCAGGCGGCCGAGGCGCTCGACTACGCGCATGGACAGGGGGTCCTGCATCGCGACATCAAGCCCGCGAACCTGCTGGTCGACGACGGCGGGCATCTCTGGATCACCGACTTCGGGCTGGCCCGGTTCCGGGAACGGGAGAGCGTGACACGCTCGGGAGACCTGATCGGCACAATTCGCTACATGAGCCCCGAGCAGGCGCTCGGCAAGCACTCCGAGGTCGACCATCGGACGGACGTGTACAGTCTCGGCGCGACCCTCTACGAACTGCTGACACGCGCCCCACTCTTCGAGGCATCGGACACGAGGGAACTGGTCAATCGGGTCCTCCTCGACGCCCCGCGCCCCCCCCGGTCACTCGACCCTTCGATCCCGAGGGATCTCGAGACGATCGTGCTGAAGGCCCTGGCCAAGGAGCCCGGCGAGCGATATGCCACCGCCGCGGATCTGGCCGACGACCTCAGGCGTTACAGGGCGGACCTGCCGATCCGGGCACGCCGACCCTCGGCGACCGAGCGGCTGACCTGCTGGGCGAGGCGACACCGGGCCGCGGTCCTCACCGCCGCGATCCTCCTCGCCGTCGCCCTGATCGGGCAATCGGCCACCATCTTGATGTTGACGAACGAGGAACGTCGGTCTCGGGACCACGCCTTCCAGGCCAGCGAGAACAGCCAGCAGCTCTTCGAATTCGCGGATGCACTCTACCGGCAAGTCGAAGGACGGGTCGGGACCGACCCGGAGGACTCGGAGGCCGATCGTCGCCTGCTGGGGACCTCCCTCGGCATCTTCGAACGCTTCACCCGACAGGCGGATCGGGATCCCAGGCACGACTCCCTGGTCACCTCCGCCCTGATCAGGGCGGGGGACATCCACCTCCGTCTCGGCCATCATCCCGAGGCCTCACTCTGCTACCATCGCGCCCTCGTCCACCTCGACCCGCGACCGACCCCGGGGAACTTGACCGAGGATCGCGGCGACGACCTGGCCCACACGCTGAATCGCCTCGGTCAGGTGGAACTACTGACCGGCAATCCTCACCGCGCGTTCGAGCATTTCTCCCGGGCCGTCACCGTCCAGGAGGGCTGGATCGGTCGGCGGGGCGGGGATGAGGGACGACTGGACCTGGTCTCCTATCTCATCGACGTCGGTCGGTTCTCCGGTGTCTCGTCCCTCGCAGTCCAGGCGGATCGGGCCCTCTCGAGGGCGCTCGACCTCGCCGATGCGATGGCGGCACGCCGTTCCACCTCGGACGCCCTCCCGGGGACCCCCGAGGAGGCCGAAGCCCTGAAACGGCTGATCCGGGGACGCCTGCTCCGCAGCGACCGCCACTTCTCGGACGCCATCGACCAGTACAGGGCGGCATTGGACCTGTACCGACGCCTTTCCGCCGCTCATCCCGACCGGGCCGAGTTCCCCCAACGTGCCTCGGAGGCCGCGTTCCAGCTCGCCTGGTTCCTCGCCACCTGCTCCGAATCCTCGGTGCGAGACGAGGGCGAGGCGGTCACCCTGGTGCAACACGTCCTGGAAGACCAACCCGACGACCCGGGACTGCTCTCCCAGGCGGGGGTCTTCTTCATGCAAGTGGACCGATATGAGGAGGCGGAGCGGGCCATGCGCGCCGCGCTGGCCTCCGCCCCGGATCGGGCCGACCTGTACAACAACCTCGCCTGGCTCCTCGCAACCCGCCCCGAACCTCGACGACCTGATCCGGCCGAGGCGACCCGGCTGGCCGAGGAGGCGATCAAGTTGGCCCCGGGAGTGGGCATTTACTGGAACACGCTCGGAGTCGCACACTATCGATCAGGTCGGCTGAAGGAGGCGATCGCCTCGCTCGAGACCTCGATGCAGCTGAGCGACGGCGGCAACGGCTTCGACTGGTTCGTGACCGCGCTCGCCCTCTGGAAACTCGGCGATCGGGACTCCGCCGCAGTCCTCTACGACAAGGCCGTCGATTGGATGGACCTCCTGCCCGCACGGGATCCGACCCTTCATCGCTTCCGGGAGGAGGCCGACCTGGCATTCGACGCCTGA
- a CDS encoding glycosyltransferase family protein, producing MTIQTLAATPICSRIRTEEPGSALRTIPGVRTRTDTGTSPLLDRDIVGDRVHIRQRNILGPNDMKAQDALRRAGYLIVCEWDDDPSIFPEIASNRHLTFRACHCVQTSTEPLAELLRSYNPHVRVFRNEVAELPSPRDPSKDLPATILFGALNREEDWREILPGLRRVLVALSDRVRVEVLHDRPFFDALPEVDKTFRPFLPFDEYLAVLGRCDIALLPLAPSRFNRCKSDLKFIECAASGVVCLASPTVYDGPIQHGSTGLIYRSVTEFETLLRLLILDHPLRDRLRQAAYRHVARTRMLGRAFRERYRWYREMCGRLPELDRELLDRVPELR from the coding sequence ATGACGATCCAGACGCTGGCCGCCACGCCGATCTGCTCGCGGATCCGAACCGAGGAGCCCGGTTCCGCGCTCCGGACGATCCCGGGCGTGAGGACCCGGACGGATACTGGCACGTCGCCCTTGCTCGACCGGGACATTGTCGGGGATCGCGTCCACATCCGGCAGCGGAACATCCTCGGGCCGAACGACATGAAGGCCCAGGACGCCCTGAGACGGGCCGGGTATTTGATCGTCTGCGAATGGGACGACGACCCGTCCATCTTCCCGGAGATCGCGTCGAATCGCCATCTGACCTTCCGGGCATGCCACTGCGTCCAGACCTCGACCGAACCCCTGGCTGAGTTGCTTCGGAGTTACAATCCGCACGTCCGGGTCTTTCGGAACGAGGTCGCCGAGTTGCCGTCACCGAGGGACCCTTCGAAGGATCTCCCGGCGACGATCCTCTTCGGCGCGCTGAATCGGGAGGAGGACTGGCGGGAGATCCTCCCCGGACTCCGACGGGTGCTGGTCGCGCTCTCGGATCGAGTCCGGGTCGAGGTCCTTCACGATCGGCCATTCTTCGACGCCTTGCCCGAGGTCGACAAGACCTTTCGCCCCTTCCTCCCCTTCGACGAGTACCTCGCCGTCCTTGGGCGGTGCGACATCGCCCTGCTCCCGCTGGCCCCGAGTCGCTTCAACCGTTGCAAGTCCGACCTGAAGTTCATCGAATGTGCAGCCAGCGGGGTCGTCTGCCTCGCCTCGCCGACCGTCTATGACGGCCCGATCCAACACGGATCGACGGGCTTGATCTACCGTTCGGTCACCGAGTTCGAAACGCTGCTGAGACTCCTGATCCTCGACCATCCCCTCCGAGATCGGTTGCGACAGGCCGCCTACCGGCACGTCGCCCGGACTCGGATGCTCGGCCGGGCGTTCCGGGAACGGTATCGTTGGTATCGGGAGATGTGCGGACGGCTCCCCGAACTCGACCGCGAGCTTCTCGACCGGGTGCCGGAACTCCGATGA
- a CDS encoding cytochrome C oxidase subunit IV family protein → MSQHVFTIRTNLIIFAILMALLALTVAVSTLDLGALEIPIALTIAFVKAILIMLYFMHLRFSSRLTWLFAGSGTFWLLILIAFSMSDFLSRGWLSPIVTTGTTRDYAQDYFGSLPDPDSNLSLSTHETTGESGGDSYPDRGARPDH, encoded by the coding sequence ATGAGCCAGCACGTCTTCACGATCCGGACCAACCTGATCATCTTCGCGATCCTGATGGCCCTACTGGCCCTCACGGTCGCCGTCTCCACGCTCGACCTGGGTGCGTTGGAGATCCCGATTGCCCTGACGATCGCATTCGTCAAGGCGATCCTGATCATGCTTTACTTCATGCACCTGAGATTCAGCAGCAGATTGACCTGGCTCTTCGCCGGATCGGGCACCTTCTGGTTGTTGATCCTGATCGCCTTCTCCATGTCCGACTTCCTGAGTCGGGGCTGGCTCTCGCCGATCGTGACGACCGGCACGACCCGCGATTACGCCCAGGATTACTTCGGCTCCCTCCCCGATCCGGACAGCAACCTGTCACTGTCGACCCACGAGACGACCGGTGAGTCGGGTGGCGATTCATATCCCGATCGGGGGGCACGTCCCGACCATTGA
- a CDS encoding cytochrome c oxidase subunit 3 encodes MSSATAHAHDNTYGQDDTYLYHHFDDLNQQHESSSLGMWAFLATEVLFFGGVLGAFAIFQTMYAPAMRLASHHLDVMLGAVNTGVLLVSSLAMALAVRAAQLRRDRETIWLLIATIVLGSAFLGVKAYEWIHDYHLGLVPGLGFRLDLYPGRQILFWSFYFTLTGIHALHMIIGIVIMAIMAVLVWRRWFSGGGATQVEMLGLYWHFVDIVWVFLYPILYLINR; translated from the coding sequence TTGTCTAGCGCCACCGCCCACGCCCACGACAATACCTATGGTCAGGACGATACGTACCTGTACCATCACTTCGACGACCTGAACCAGCAGCACGAGAGTTCCTCCCTCGGGATGTGGGCCTTCCTCGCCACGGAAGTCCTCTTCTTCGGGGGGGTCCTCGGGGCCTTCGCGATCTTCCAGACGATGTACGCCCCCGCGATGCGGCTGGCGAGCCATCACCTCGACGTGATGCTCGGCGCCGTCAACACCGGCGTCCTGCTCGTCTCCAGCCTGGCGATGGCCCTGGCCGTCCGGGCCGCCCAACTCCGCCGGGACCGAGAGACCATCTGGCTGCTGATCGCGACCATCGTGCTCGGCTCGGCCTTCCTCGGCGTCAAGGCGTACGAGTGGATCCACGACTACCACCTGGGGCTCGTCCCGGGGCTCGGCTTCAGACTGGATCTGTATCCGGGTCGCCAGATCCTCTTCTGGTCCTTCTACTTCACGTTGACCGGCATCCATGCGCTGCACATGATCATCGGCATCGTGATCATGGCGATCATGGCGGTGCTCGTCTGGCGTCGATGGTTCTCGGGCGGTGGTGCGACCCAGGTCGAGATGCTCGGCCTCTACTGGCACTTCGTCGACATCGTCTGGGTCTTCCTCTACCCGATCCTCTACCTGATAAACCGATGA
- the ctaD gene encoding cytochrome c oxidase subunit I, giving the protein MSTESRADDPRSIEASDSTRGYLGADYSIKSWLLTTDHKRIALLYLASITVFFIFGGAAASLVRMELMTPRGDVFNTPDDYNRAFTIHGVFMIFFFLIPSIPAVFGNFLLPIMIGARDLAFPRLNLLSWYVYMAGGLFTMYALVSGGVDTGWTFYTPYSTMFSNTQVIAAAMGIFIVGFSSILTALNFIVTIHTMRAPGMTWLRLPLFVWAHYATSIIIVLGTPVLAITILLVAVERLFQVGIFDPAYGGDPLLFQHLFWFYSHPAVYIMILPGFGVISEIVTAFARKKIFGYTFMAGALLAIAVLGFLVWGHHMFVSSQSMYAGMIFSVLSFLVAVPSGIKVFNWTATLYKGSVSFKTPMLYALGFIGLFTIGGLTGLFLATMAVDVHVHDTYFIVAHFHYVMVGGMLMAYMGGLHFWWPKITGRLYSEFWGALSALTIFIGFNLTFFPQFILGYVGMPRRYYEYPQEYQVLNVMSTAGASILAVGYLMPLIYLPLSLVIGKVAGKNPWGAYGLEWQTSSPPSPHNFEESPIVTGGPYDYELQEFADMHRAVQEHGIV; this is encoded by the coding sequence ATGAGCACCGAATCCAGGGCCGATGATCCGAGGTCCATCGAGGCCTCCGATTCGACCCGAGGCTATCTCGGGGCCGATTACTCGATCAAGAGCTGGCTGCTCACGACCGACCACAAGCGGATTGCGCTGCTCTACCTGGCGTCGATCACCGTCTTCTTCATCTTCGGGGGCGCCGCCGCATCCCTGGTCCGGATGGAGCTGATGACGCCCCGGGGCGACGTCTTCAACACGCCGGACGACTACAACCGGGCGTTCACCATCCACGGCGTGTTCATGATCTTCTTCTTCCTGATCCCCTCCATCCCGGCGGTGTTCGGGAACTTCCTGCTGCCGATCATGATCGGGGCGCGGGACCTGGCCTTCCCCCGGCTCAACCTGCTGAGCTGGTACGTCTACATGGCCGGCGGCCTCTTCACGATGTACGCCCTGGTGTCCGGGGGCGTCGACACGGGCTGGACCTTCTACACGCCCTACTCGACGATGTTCTCGAACACCCAGGTGATCGCCGCGGCGATGGGTATCTTCATCGTCGGCTTCTCGTCGATCCTGACGGCCTTGAACTTCATCGTGACGATCCACACGATGCGTGCGCCGGGGATGACCTGGCTCCGCTTGCCGCTCTTCGTCTGGGCCCATTACGCGACCAGCATCATCATCGTGCTCGGCACGCCGGTGCTGGCGATCACGATCTTGCTCGTCGCCGTCGAGCGTCTCTTCCAGGTCGGCATCTTCGACCCGGCCTACGGCGGCGACCCGCTGCTGTTCCAGCACCTCTTCTGGTTCTACAGCCACCCCGCAGTCTACATCATGATCCTCCCGGGGTTCGGGGTGATCAGCGAGATCGTGACCGCCTTCGCCCGGAAGAAGATCTTCGGCTACACGTTCATGGCCGGGGCGTTACTCGCGATCGCCGTGCTCGGCTTCCTGGTCTGGGGGCACCACATGTTCGTCTCCAGCCAGTCGATGTACGCCGGGATGATCTTCTCGGTGCTCAGCTTCCTCGTGGCCGTGCCCTCGGGGATCAAGGTCTTCAACTGGACGGCCACCCTCTACAAGGGATCGGTCAGCTTCAAGACCCCGATGCTGTACGCCCTGGGCTTCATCGGCCTGTTCACCATCGGCGGCCTCACCGGCCTGTTCCTGGCGACGATGGCCGTCGACGTCCACGTCCATGACACCTACTTCATCGTCGCCCATTTCCATTACGTCATGGTCGGCGGCATGTTGATGGCGTACATGGGCGGGCTCCACTTCTGGTGGCCGAAGATTACGGGTCGGTTGTATTCCGAGTTCTGGGGCGCCCTGTCGGCCCTCACCATCTTCATCGGCTTCAACCTGACCTTCTTCCCCCAGTTCATCCTGGGGTACGTCGGCATGCCGAGGCGATACTACGAGTACCCGCAGGAATATCAGGTCCTCAACGTGATGTCGACGGCCGGGGCCTCGATCCTGGCGGTCGGCTACCTGATGCCGCTGATCTACCTGCCGCTCTCTCTGGTCATCGGCAAGGTCGCCGGCAAGAATCCCTGGGGCGCCTACGGCCTCGAGTGGCAGACCAGCAGCCCCCCCTCGCCGCACAACTTCGAGGAATCCCCGATCGTCACCGGCGGTCCCTATGACTACGAGTTGCAGGAATTCGCCGACATGCATCGCGCAGTCCAGGAGCATGGCATTGTCTAG
- the coxB gene encoding cytochrome c oxidase subunit II produces the protein MWDFPLFPDSASTHAPRVDALYIGLLLVSAAFTFAFAFFVLFFAVKYRRGSRADRSNIKDSSPIAEAFYITVPTLLGIGLFVWGAIVYFDLIAPPGDSVEIYVIGKQWMWKAQHPEGSKEINELHVPVGKPVRLIMTSQDVIHSFFIPDFRVKQDVLPGRYTTMWFLPTKVGRYRLFCTEYCGTEHSRMGGWVTVMEPAEYEAWLEGSSETTGMAAEGAALFRQYHCSGCHGTNSTVKAPPLEGVYGGPVPLLNDPADPQSGVKLIRADERYVRDSILLPKNEVVAGYEPLMPSFAGQIPEEDVLKLIAYIKSIGRGRPTRALDDRGMDPGEGAVTNVTEITGMPQQDNGGNER, from the coding sequence ATGTGGGACTTCCCACTCTTCCCCGACTCCGCATCGACGCACGCGCCGAGGGTCGACGCACTCTACATCGGCCTGTTGCTCGTCAGCGCGGCGTTCACCTTCGCCTTCGCCTTCTTCGTGCTGTTCTTCGCGGTGAAATACCGTCGAGGCTCGCGGGCCGATCGGTCCAACATCAAGGACTCCAGCCCGATCGCCGAGGCGTTCTATATCACCGTGCCCACGCTGCTCGGCATCGGCCTGTTCGTCTGGGGGGCAATCGTTTATTTCGACCTGATCGCCCCCCCCGGCGACTCGGTCGAGATCTACGTCATCGGCAAGCAGTGGATGTGGAAGGCCCAGCACCCCGAGGGCAGCAAAGAGATCAACGAACTGCACGTCCCCGTGGGGAAGCCGGTCCGGTTGATCATGACCTCGCAGGACGTGATCCACAGCTTTTTCATCCCCGACTTCCGGGTGAAGCAGGACGTCCTGCCCGGCCGCTATACGACGATGTGGTTCTTGCCCACCAAGGTCGGGCGGTACCGCCTCTTCTGCACCGAGTATTGCGGTACCGAGCATTCCCGGATGGGGGGCTGGGTCACCGTGATGGAGCCCGCCGAGTACGAGGCGTGGCTCGAAGGCAGCAGCGAGACGACCGGCATGGCCGCCGAAGGCGCGGCGCTTTTCCGCCAGTACCACTGCAGCGGGTGCCACGGGACCAACTCGACCGTGAAGGCCCCGCCGCTGGAGGGGGTTTACGGGGGCCCGGTGCCGCTTCTCAACGACCCGGCCGACCCGCAGAGCGGCGTCAAGCTCATCAGGGCCGATGAACGATACGTCCGGGATTCCATCCTGCTTCCCAAGAACGAGGTCGTTGCCGGTTACGAGCCGCTCATGCCCTCCTTCGCCGGCCAGATCCCGGAAGAAGACGTGCTGAAGCTCATCGCCTACATCAAGTCGATCGGCCGGGGACGCCCGACCCGAGCCCTCGACGACCGAGGCATGGACCCGGGAGAGGGGGCCGTGACCAACGTCACAGAGATCACGGGGATGCCCCAGCAGGATAACGGAGGGAACGAGCGATGA